A segment of the Butyrivibrio fibrisolvens genome:
CCAACATGTAAAGACCGTGTATATGCTTCTATGATGGGTGCTTATGCAGCAGATATCATGACTCAGGGCAAGACTAACAGGGTTGTTGGATATCGCGATGGTAAGTTCCAGGATTTCGATATCGAGGAAGCTCTCAACATGGAGAAGTCAATCGACGAATACATGTATCAGATCGCAAGAATACTGTAATACGTGTACATATAAAAATTTCAGGACACCGGAGCAATCCGGTGTCTTTTGCGAATATGGGGATATCGCGGGCGCGGGGGGATTCCTGAGGGCTGGCAGTTTATAAATGATTTTCGTGTCGTAAAAGAATTTTTGGCTTCAAGGCATGATATCTGGATATTTATATTTTAGGGTCCGAAACTCGCTTCGCTCAAACATGCGGACCCTGAGCAAAATATAAATATCCATCTATCAAGCTCTTGAAGCCTAAAAATTCTTTTAAAGACACGAAAATCATTTATAAACTGCCAGCCCTCAGGAATCTTCTACGCGTAAGCGGCATAATAGGTGTGCGTAGTTTGAGATAATAGGATATTATATTAGTAAAATAGTATTTTGAAATAAAATGTTCGCATGAAAGCGGAGAGCTTAGAAAGTTACTAAATGGAGTCGTATGATAAGTAGTGCAGCTAATGAAAAAGTAAAAAAGATTGCAGCGTATAATGCTAAAAACCGCCTTCGTAGGGAAGATAAGGTTTTTATAGTTGAAGGAATAAGAATGCAGGTGGAAATTCCGGCGGAGCTTATTCTTGAGACTTATGTGTCTGAATCATTTTTGGAAAAGGCATCAGGGAAGGATAAAGAGTATTTGATGAGTCTTCCTAATGGATATGAAGCGGTGACGGAGCAGGTGTTTAAGAAGATGTCGGATACTAAGGCGCCGCAGGGGATTCTATCGCTGGTAAGGCAGGTTGAGTATAAGGATGAAGATTTGTTTATGCCTGCTAAGAATAGGGATGGATCAAGTACGGGGCTTAAGCCGCTGATTCTTATTCTTGAAGGGATTCAGGATCCGGGGAATCTGGGGACGATATTTAGAAGTGCGGAAGGTGCTGGGGTTACCGGGATATATATGAGTAGCGACTGCGCGGATGTGTATAACTCTAAGGTTGTAAGATCTACTATGGGAGCTATATTCCGTCAGCCGTTCAGGTATACGGATGATCTTCTGGGAACTATAAAGATGTTGAAAGATAAGGGCATAGTTAGTTATGCGGCTCATCTTAAGGGAACTAAGAATTATGATGAGCTAGACTTTACAAAGGGAACAGCATTTCTTATAGGTAACGAAGGAAATGGTCTTAGTAAGGAGATCGCAGATGCGGCGGATGAGTATCTGTTGATACCGATGCTGGGGCAGGTAGAGTCGATGAATGCGGCAACATCCGCGGCGCTGCTTGGGTTTGAAGCGGCAAGGCAGAGGCGTATGGGTTAAATGCTCAAACTACAATTATGAAATAATTATCTGGTTCAGATAAACTGTCTGTATAGAATATCTGAATTGGATATACTATATTTTAAATACAATAGGTATATAAGGAGGCGTGCAATGGTTATAGGTTTTATCGGACTCGGAAATATGGCTAAGGCCATGATCGGTGGCATCTTGAAGAAGGATATCGTATCCTGTGAAGATATAATCGGTTCAGCTGCTACTAAGAAGACTTGTGAGAAAGTCAGTGAGAAATTTGGCATTCAGACAAGGGATTCAAACCGTAAGGTGGCTCAGGAAGCTGATGTTATAATCCTTGCTGTTAAGCCTCAGTATTTTACCCAAGTAATAGCTGAGATAATGGATGATGTAGATGAGAATAAGCTTGTTATTTCAATTGCAGCAGGCAAGACCCTGAAATGGATCGAGGGCGCTTTTGAGAAGAAGGTTAAGCTTATCCGTGTAATGCCTAATACACCGGCGCTTGTAGGCGAAGGTTGCACTGCAGTATGCAGAAATGAGCTTGTATCTGACGAGGAGCTTGCATTTGCAATGTCTATCTTCGAAAGCTTTGGACAGGCAAGTGTTGTTAATGAAAATCTTATGGACGTAGTTGGAGGTGTAAGCGGATCAAGCCCTGCCTATGCGTTCATGTTCATAGAAGCTATGGCTGATGCAGCTGTTGAAGGCGGTATGCCTAGAAAGCAGGCTTATCAGTTTGCTGCCCAGTCTCTTCTTGGTAGTGCAAAGATGGTTCTTGAAACAGGTAAGCATCCGGGAGAACTTAAGGATATGGTATGTTCACCAGGAGGAACAACTATCGCTGCTGTAAGAGTTCTTGAAGAAAAGGGATTCAGAGGTGCGGTTATCGATGCTATCAAAGCTTGCATAGATAAGACCAAGCAGCTGTAAATAAGGCAATAGTAAAGAACTCCATGTATAGGAAAGATATATTTCTTATACATGGAGTTCTTTTTTAGGAGGATTACAAAATAGAATTTTTGAAAATGTATAAAGCTTATTTTACAAGCTGGCCATAGAACAGGAGCTCAGGAATTTCACTGTCCGTGAGGATCATGTATGTAAATGGCTGGTCAGCAATGAATTCCTTTGGCTTTTCTTCTTCCTGTGCACATGCGTCGCACATCATGATATCTGTGGCAGCAGCTGCCTTAACGCCTTTTTCATCAACTTCTATTTTTGTTTTCTGAATGATATCTGTTATGAAAAGGCTCATCTCATCACTCATAAGAGAAAAGTCTGCTCCTTCTTCAAATGCAGAGGTTGCACCTCGCTCTTTGCAAAAGCCTATAAGCTCGTTCTGGCTAAAAGAAGTTTCAGTTTCAAATTTTGGGATACTTACGCTAACATCTTCTCTGGAAGCTTCAGGTATCTTATCCATTATGCCTGTAGCATCACCTAAGATAAATACTGCATCTACTCCGCCGTTCATAGGAAGAATAACAAATTTGCAATCATCATCTTCATAGTACATGAATTCTTCTGTCTGATTCATGAAGTCTTTCTGAACTACATCTCCTGTAATTGTTGTAAAGTCGCCTTCTTCAGTATCATATTCACTAAAATCGTTTCTCCAGGAGGATTTAAGGTACAAGGTATTGATAAGGACAAGATCAGCAGCTGACAGATTGTTGCTGATAGACGGAATAAGACCGTCTGTATTTTCATTGACCCAGTTATTGACTGCATCTGTGATCTCATCGGCAGAAACATTGTTTGCTGCAGCACCAAAGTTCTTTGCCACATAATCCATATAATCCTGAGAAAGTTCTCCGCTTGCGGCTGTAGTGTTACGCCAGATGGAATTCTCGAGGTCAAAGGCTCCGCTTGGCTCTGTAGCATCATCGCCGTAATCATCTTTGTTTTTATCAAAATCTTTCTGGGCATCTTCCAGCCATTCGCTATATTTATCTACAGATTCAGTTACGCTCACGTACCATGCTACAAGTTCATCCATGTCATTAAAGCCCATGGCGTGTAATAGTTCATCTTTGGTTTCATTATCGGCACCTGCGATAGCAAGAGCCATGGCAGCTCTGAAGGAAGTTGGGGATATCATGTAGTTTTCCTGAGCAAAACCATTTTTTTCAACGTATTGGATAAGTGCATTATTGTAGTCAGCATTACGGCCGGCAAGAGTTTCTGCTGATACACTTGATGGATCATAGAGGCTGGTAATGTCTGGGATGTTGCTGCTTCCAAGAATTTTGGGACTGGAACATCCTGTTATAAGACTTGAAACAGTTACTATTGAAAGAAGTGATGCTATGATTCTTTTTTTCATGGTTTTATAGGTCTCCTTTGTATTTTATATATTGTGATTATTTTGATGTTTATCTTTAAAAGAGTGTTTTTGAGGCGGTTAACATTTCCTTTTTTATCGCCTTCAATATATGTGACGGAAATAAAATCCGTGAGGTCACATCTTTTTAGATTTTTTTTGAAAAAATCTGTGTGATGGATTTTTGTATTATCGATTAGAAAATACAAATTAAGCCTGTCTTAATAATCCTAAAAAATGGTAATAAATCTTTTGATTTTTTTATAAGAATCTAATGAGATTATGCACTGAAAAAAGCTTGAAAATAAAGGAAAAATCAGCCTGGAAGCAGGCACAGACTGGGCCTGAATTTGACAAAGCAATGTCCAAATGTTAAGATGTTTCTTGTGGATTTTTAAAAGAAAATTAACAAAAAATCCATAAGAGGGACAAAGCTTATGAAAAAGAATAGAGCGAGTGTTCTTCTCACGAGCCTTTTGCTGTCAGCTTTAATGCTTACACCAGATCTTGGTATTACAGCACAGGCCGGTGGGGTTGGTGTAGCTTCTGTGATCGGTGCCTCCGATGAAACAGAAAAGGGTGAATTGGATAAAGCACAGGAATCAGCACAGGCTATTTCAGAGAACGCAGAGAAGA
Coding sequences within it:
- the proC gene encoding pyrroline-5-carboxylate reductase → MVIGFIGLGNMAKAMIGGILKKDIVSCEDIIGSAATKKTCEKVSEKFGIQTRDSNRKVAQEADVIILAVKPQYFTQVIAEIMDDVDENKLVISIAAGKTLKWIEGAFEKKVKLIRVMPNTPALVGEGCTAVCRNELVSDEELAFAMSIFESFGQASVVNENLMDVVGGVSGSSPAYAFMFIEAMADAAVEGGMPRKQAYQFAAQSLLGSAKMVLETGKHPGELKDMVCSPGGTTIAAVRVLEEKGFRGAVIDAIKACIDKTKQL
- a CDS encoding RNA methyltransferase, with product MISSAANEKVKKIAAYNAKNRLRREDKVFIVEGIRMQVEIPAELILETYVSESFLEKASGKDKEYLMSLPNGYEAVTEQVFKKMSDTKAPQGILSLVRQVEYKDEDLFMPAKNRDGSSTGLKPLILILEGIQDPGNLGTIFRSAEGAGVTGIYMSSDCADVYNSKVVRSTMGAIFRQPFRYTDDLLGTIKMLKDKGIVSYAAHLKGTKNYDELDFTKGTAFLIGNEGNGLSKEIADAADEYLLIPMLGQVESMNAATSAALLGFEAARQRRMG
- a CDS encoding serpin family protein, with the translated sequence MKKRIIASLLSIVTVSSLITGCSSPKILGSSNIPDITSLYDPSSVSAETLAGRNADYNNALIQYVEKNGFAQENYMISPTSFRAAMALAIAGADNETKDELLHAMGFNDMDELVAWYVSVTESVDKYSEWLEDAQKDFDKNKDDYGDDATEPSGAFDLENSIWRNTTAASGELSQDYMDYVAKNFGAAANNVSADEITDAVNNWVNENTDGLIPSISNNLSAADLVLINTLYLKSSWRNDFSEYDTEEGDFTTITGDVVQKDFMNQTEEFMYYEDDDCKFVILPMNGGVDAVFILGDATGIMDKIPEASREDVSVSIPKFETETSFSQNELIGFCKERGATSAFEEGADFSLMSDEMSLFITDIIQKTKIEVDEKGVKAAAATDIMMCDACAQEEEKPKEFIADQPFTYMILTDSEIPELLFYGQLVK